The following is a genomic window from Verrucosispora sp. WMMD573.
CACTCGGTAAGTGTGCCGCCGATGGACACCGCACAGACGTGTCCGGGGAAGACGACCGGCCTACCGAACACGACGTCGCGTTCGTTGTTGACACTCAGCAGGATGTTCGCCCCGGCGAGTTGTCCCTCAGTGAATCGCCCGTCGGTCGCGGCGGCCCGGAACGCCGCGAGATCAGCGACCACACCGTCGATTCCGCGCGCCGCCACGTTCCGCACGACAGGCAGGTGCAGGCCGTTGCCCAGATCGACGGTGACGGCGACGTCGACGGTGGTGGGCACCCGCACCCAGCCGTCGTCCTCGGGACGCGCGAACGCCAGTGGATGATCCTGCCGCGCCTGGGCCAGCGCGAGCAGCAGCAACTCAGTCAGGCCCACGAAGGCGCCCGCCCGCCGCGTCGCCTGCCTGGCCACGGCGAGGGCCGCGTCGACAGCCACCTTGAGCACTACGAAGCCGGTCGGGATGGTGCTGCGGGAGGTGCTCACCGTGGCTGCCACCGCCCGCTGCAGCGGGCTCAACCTGCGCCGCTCGCCACCGGTCACGCCACCATCGTCGATGTCCTCGTCACCGTCCATGTCGCTGATGCGGTGAGACGTGCCGACCGGCTGCGCTCCGGCCGCCAACGCCTCGACATCGGCGGTGCGGACGACCGTGCGGCCCAGGCCATGCACCATCGCCTCGGTCACGCCGAGGCGTCGCATGGCCTCACGGGCCGGGTTGGTGATGGTCACCGTCGCGGCCACCGGTTCAGGGCCGGCCGACGGGGCGATCGGGGCCGCCCCGGCACGCTGCTCGTCCGCTTGGAGCAGCAGTCCGATGACCTCACCGGGAGCGCACTCCGCGCCCTGACTCACCAGTGGCCGGAATGCGCCCTCGGCGGGGGTGAGGATCTCC
Proteins encoded in this region:
- a CDS encoding 2-oxo acid dehydrogenase subunit E2 is translated as MHEIRVPKLNNNDAVYILTDWLTAPEAWVAAATPIAVLETSKATEEILTPAEGAFRPLVSQGAECAPGEVIGLLLQADEQRAGAAPIAPSAGPEPVAATVTITNPAREAMRRLGVTEAMVHGLGRTVVRTADVEALAAGAQPVGTSHRISDMDGDEDIDDGGVTGGERRRLSPLQRAVAATVSTSRSTIPTGFVVLKVAVDAALAVARQATRRAGAFVGLTELLLLALAQARQDHPLAFARPEDDGWVRVPTTVDVAVTVDLGNGLHLPVVRNVAARGIDGVVADLAAFRAAATDGRFTEGQLAGANILLSVNNERDVVFGRPVVFPGHVCAVSIGGTLTECARDANGNHAVRRVVHLGLEYDHRVFNGADAMAFLSTLKGLLERPESLLTRTTP